The Equus asinus isolate D_3611 breed Donkey chromosome 4, EquAss-T2T_v2, whole genome shotgun sequence genome has a segment encoding these proteins:
- the CYB5R3 gene encoding NADH-cytochrome b5 reductase 3 isoform X1, with amino-acid sequence MGAQLSTLGHVVLSPVWFLYSLLMKLFQRSRPAITLENPDIKYPLRLIDKEIVSHDTRRFRFALPSPQHILGLPVGQHIYLSARIDGNLVIRPYTPVSSDDDKGFVDLVIKVYFKDTHPKFPAGGKMSQYLENMKIGDTIEFRGPNGLLVYQGKGKFAIRPDKKSSPVIKTVKCVGMIAGGTGITPMLQVIRAIMKDPDDHTVCHLLFANQTEKDILLRPELEELRNEHSARFKLWYTVDKAPEAWDYSQGFVNEEMIRDHLPPPEDEPLVLMCGPPPMIQYACLPNLERVGHPKDRCFTF; translated from the exons TTGGGCCACGTGGTCCTCTCCCCGGTCTGGTTCCTCTACAGTCTGCTCATGAAGCTGTTCCAGCGCTCCAGGCCGGCCATCACCCTCGAGAACCCGGACATCAAGTACCCGCTGCGGCTCATCGACAAGGAG ATCGTCAGCCATGACACCCGGCGGTTTCGCTTTGCCCTGCCGTCGCCCCAGCACATCCTGGGCCTCCCCGTCG GCCAGCACATCTACCTCTCGGCTCGAATCGATGGAAACCTGGTCATTCGGCCCTACACGCCCGTCTCCAGCGATGATGACAAGGGCTTCGTGGACCTGGTCATCAAG GTTTACTTCAAAGACACCCATCCTAAGTTTCCCGCTGGAGGGAAGATGTCCCAGTACCTGGAAAACATGAAGATCGGAGACACCATTGAGTTCCGGGGCCCGAACGGGCTGCTGGTCTACCAGGGCAAAG gaaAGTTTGCCATCCGTCCAGACAAGAAGTCCAGCCCCGTCATCAAGACGGTGAAGTGTGTCGGCATGATCGCAGGAGGAACGG GCATCACCCCGATGCTGCAGGTGATCCGCGCCATCATGAAGGACCCGGACGACCACACCGTGTGCCACCTGCTCTTTGCCAACCAG ACCGAGAAGGACATCCTGCTGCGGCCTGAGCTGGAGGAGCTGAGGAACGAGCATTCTGCACGCTTCAAGCTCTGGTACACGGTGGACAAAGCCCCTGAAG CCTGGGACTATAGCCAGGGCTTCGTGAACGAGGAGATGATCCGGGACCACCTTCCGCCCCCGGAGGACGAGCCGCTGGTGCTGATGTGTGGACCGCCACCCATGATCCAGTACGCCTGCCTGCCCAACCTGGAGCGCGTGGGCCACCCCAAGGATCGCTGCTTCACCTTCTGA
- the CYB5R3 gene encoding NADH-cytochrome b5 reductase 3 isoform X2 — translation MKLFQRSRPAITLENPDIKYPLRLIDKEIVSHDTRRFRFALPSPQHILGLPVGQHIYLSARIDGNLVIRPYTPVSSDDDKGFVDLVIKVYFKDTHPKFPAGGKMSQYLENMKIGDTIEFRGPNGLLVYQGKGKFAIRPDKKSSPVIKTVKCVGMIAGGTGITPMLQVIRAIMKDPDDHTVCHLLFANQTEKDILLRPELEELRNEHSARFKLWYTVDKAPEAWDYSQGFVNEEMIRDHLPPPEDEPLVLMCGPPPMIQYACLPNLERVGHPKDRCFTF, via the exons ATGAAGCTGTTCCAGCGCTCCAGGCCGGCCATCACCCTCGAGAACCCGGACATCAAGTACCCGCTGCGGCTCATCGACAAGGAG ATCGTCAGCCATGACACCCGGCGGTTTCGCTTTGCCCTGCCGTCGCCCCAGCACATCCTGGGCCTCCCCGTCG GCCAGCACATCTACCTCTCGGCTCGAATCGATGGAAACCTGGTCATTCGGCCCTACACGCCCGTCTCCAGCGATGATGACAAGGGCTTCGTGGACCTGGTCATCAAG GTTTACTTCAAAGACACCCATCCTAAGTTTCCCGCTGGAGGGAAGATGTCCCAGTACCTGGAAAACATGAAGATCGGAGACACCATTGAGTTCCGGGGCCCGAACGGGCTGCTGGTCTACCAGGGCAAAG gaaAGTTTGCCATCCGTCCAGACAAGAAGTCCAGCCCCGTCATCAAGACGGTGAAGTGTGTCGGCATGATCGCAGGAGGAACGG GCATCACCCCGATGCTGCAGGTGATCCGCGCCATCATGAAGGACCCGGACGACCACACCGTGTGCCACCTGCTCTTTGCCAACCAG ACCGAGAAGGACATCCTGCTGCGGCCTGAGCTGGAGGAGCTGAGGAACGAGCATTCTGCACGCTTCAAGCTCTGGTACACGGTGGACAAAGCCCCTGAAG CCTGGGACTATAGCCAGGGCTTCGTGAACGAGGAGATGATCCGGGACCACCTTCCGCCCCCGGAGGACGAGCCGCTGGTGCTGATGTGTGGACCGCCACCCATGATCCAGTACGCCTGCCTGCCCAACCTGGAGCGCGTGGGCCACCCCAAGGATCGCTGCTTCACCTTCTGA